The Micromonospora sp. NBC_00421 genome contains a region encoding:
- a CDS encoding sporulation protein, with protein sequence MRLTGVSPESGGTGLAVSTTLTNPSTRPGLRLPGRVMLTAGSRDVPIRHVRLGLVATAEPDDPRAPRSLVQYHQVPVGGRFVVPAGRRRAIDFAVPLPWETPVTIFGGVPLMSLRTGLRTEVSVDPQLDQGALVPIFVHPLPTQQHVLAALDTLGFVLRQAGLVASRLPGVEQGLPVHQRLGYWVAPLYAGPITELELIFVANSAGLEVLLWMDRRLSLTGISHQSISRFRIWHTGAEQRDWVSVVDGWLRAAINRHAAAASHAHWSARITESAHVSRRPDAPVAPGYGLGGTGGGGGIGGGGDGT encoded by the coding sequence ATGCGGTTGACCGGAGTGTCCCCGGAGTCCGGGGGGACCGGGTTGGCGGTGAGCACCACCCTGACCAATCCGAGCACCCGCCCGGGGCTGCGGTTGCCGGGGCGGGTGATGCTCACCGCCGGGTCGCGGGACGTGCCGATCCGACACGTACGCCTCGGACTGGTGGCCACCGCCGAACCGGACGACCCCCGCGCACCCCGCAGTCTCGTGCAGTATCACCAGGTGCCGGTGGGGGGCCGGTTCGTCGTACCGGCCGGGCGGCGGCGGGCCATCGACTTCGCGGTGCCTCTGCCCTGGGAGACCCCGGTGACGATCTTCGGCGGGGTGCCGTTGATGAGCCTGCGTACCGGGCTGCGTACCGAGGTGTCGGTGGATCCGCAGCTGGACCAGGGTGCGCTGGTGCCGATCTTCGTCCATCCGCTCCCCACCCAGCAGCATGTGCTCGCGGCGCTGGACACCCTCGGCTTCGTGCTGCGGCAGGCGGGCCTGGTGGCCAGCCGGTTGCCGGGGGTGGAACAGGGCCTACCGGTGCACCAACGTCTCGGCTACTGGGTCGCCCCGCTCTACGCCGGCCCGATCACCGAGCTGGAACTGATCTTCGTGGCCAACTCCGCCGGCCTGGAGGTGCTGCTCTGGATGGACCGGCGACTCTCGCTGACCGGGATCAGTCACCAGAGCATCAGCCGGTTCCGGATCTGGCACACCGGTGCCGAGCAACGGGACTGGGTCTCCGTCGTGGACGGCTGGTTGCGGGCGGCGATCAACCGGCACGCGGCGGCGGCCTCGCACGCACACTGGTCGGCCCGGATCACCGAGTCGGCCCACGTCAGTCGCCGACCGGACGCGCCGGTCGCGCCCGGTTACGGGTTGGGCGGCACCGGCGGCGGCGGGGGTATCGGCGGTGGCGGCGACGGCACCTGA
- a CDS encoding bifunctional pyridoxamine 5'-phosphate oxidase family protein/GNAT family N-acetyltransferase yields the protein MYASTARTTASRTRDRMSYDRAAAHAVLDEAYHCVLGFVVDGEPRLLPTLHVRIGDTLYLHGSTGSRPLLAARGDAGLPVCVTVTLLDGLVYARSQFHHSANYRSVVAHGSARLVTGEDDKRAVLTALVEKVGAGRAADSRPPSRRELAETAVLALPLHEVSMRSRTGGVGDEPADLGLPHWAGVVPLRLTAGPPEPDAGVVAPVPTYLPATGPPGRSARSGPAGLPEPGSAGLPGSDSGGARWREPVPMRGAHVLLEPLALAHADELFAATAEPEVWAHLGRPLPADPAAMRAIVATALAARQRGERVPWVQRCPRTGAVVGTTSFYEVDPERRSVAIGYTWLGRPWWRSGVNTETKLLLLGRAFDELGAVRVVWHTDLRNTRSQAAIERLGAAREGVLRMHRQRPDGSWRDTVQYAMTINEWPNAQASLRKRLRPTAPVG from the coding sequence ATGTACGCGTCGACCGCACGCACCACCGCCAGCCGCACCCGGGACCGGATGAGCTACGACCGGGCCGCCGCCCACGCCGTGCTCGACGAGGCGTACCACTGCGTGCTGGGGTTCGTGGTCGACGGCGAGCCACGACTGCTGCCGACCCTGCACGTCCGCATCGGCGACACCCTCTACCTGCACGGGTCCACCGGCAGCCGGCCGCTGCTCGCCGCCCGGGGTGACGCCGGGCTGCCGGTCTGCGTGACGGTGACCCTGCTCGACGGGCTGGTCTACGCGCGCTCGCAGTTCCACCACAGCGCCAACTACCGCTCCGTCGTCGCGCACGGCAGCGCCCGCCTGGTCACCGGCGAGGACGACAAGCGCGCGGTGCTGACCGCCCTGGTGGAGAAGGTCGGGGCCGGGCGGGCCGCCGACAGCCGGCCGCCGTCCCGGCGGGAGCTGGCCGAGACGGCAGTCCTGGCCCTGCCCCTGCACGAGGTGTCGATGCGGTCCCGCACCGGCGGGGTCGGCGACGAGCCGGCCGACCTCGGCCTACCGCACTGGGCCGGGGTGGTGCCGCTCCGGCTGACCGCCGGCCCACCCGAGCCGGACGCCGGAGTGGTCGCCCCCGTCCCGACCTACCTGCCCGCCACCGGCCCGCCGGGACGATCTGCACGGTCCGGTCCCGCCGGGTTGCCGGAACCGGGTTCCGCCGGGTTGCCGGGGTCGGACTCCGGCGGGGCCCGGTGGCGGGAGCCGGTGCCGATGCGCGGCGCGCACGTGCTGCTGGAGCCACTGGCCCTGGCGCACGCCGACGAGCTCTTCGCCGCCACCGCCGAGCCGGAGGTCTGGGCCCACCTGGGCCGCCCGCTGCCCGCCGACCCGGCCGCGATGCGGGCGATCGTCGCCACCGCGTTGGCCGCCCGGCAGCGCGGCGAACGGGTGCCCTGGGTGCAGCGTTGCCCCCGGACGGGAGCGGTGGTCGGCACCACCTCGTTCTACGAGGTCGACCCGGAGCGCCGCAGCGTCGCGATCGGCTACACCTGGCTCGGCCGCCCGTGGTGGCGCAGCGGCGTGAACACCGAGACCAAGCTGCTGCTGCTCGGCCGGGCGTTCGACGAGCTGGGGGCGGTGCGCGTGGTCTGGCACACCGACCTCCGCAACACCCGCTCCCAGGCGGCGATCGAACGGCTCGGCGCGGCCCGGGAGGGCGTGCTGCGGATGCACCGCCAACGGCCCGACGGCTCCTGGCGGGACACCGTGCAATACGCGATGACGATCAACGAGTGGCCGAACGCACAGGCCAGCCTGCGGAAAAGACTTCGTCCTACGGCACCGGTGGGGTGA
- the leuE gene encoding leucine efflux protein LeuE has product MAGVLGITDIWTYVLGTVAIILLPGPNSLFVLSTAAKRGVAVGYRAAGGVFLGDAVLMLLSAAGVASLLKAYPPLFLVIKYAGAAYLGYVGLTMLRGASRRWRDRHDPAAPRLIDAAEPAALRSPFRKALMISLLNPKAILFFISFFIQFVDPGYAWPALSFLLLGLIAQVTSVLYLTALIFAGTFLAAQFRQRRRLAAGATTGVAVLFLGFGIKLATASV; this is encoded by the coding sequence ATGGCGGGCGTGCTGGGCATCACCGACATCTGGACGTACGTGTTGGGCACGGTGGCGATCATCCTGCTGCCGGGGCCGAACTCCCTCTTCGTGCTCTCCACCGCCGCCAAGCGGGGTGTGGCGGTCGGCTACCGGGCGGCGGGCGGGGTGTTCCTCGGCGATGCGGTGCTGATGCTCCTCTCCGCCGCCGGGGTGGCCTCACTACTCAAGGCGTACCCGCCGCTCTTTCTCGTGATCAAGTACGCCGGCGCGGCCTACCTCGGGTACGTCGGGTTGACCATGCTGCGCGGGGCCTCGCGGCGTTGGCGCGACCGCCACGACCCGGCGGCACCCCGGTTGATCGACGCCGCCGAGCCGGCAGCGCTGCGCAGCCCGTTCCGCAAGGCGCTGATGATCAGCCTGCTCAACCCGAAGGCGATCCTCTTCTTCATCTCGTTCTTCATCCAGTTCGTCGACCCGGGTTACGCCTGGCCGGCGCTGTCGTTCCTGCTACTCGGGCTGATCGCCCAGGTGACCAGCGTGCTCTACCTCACCGCGTTGATCTTCGCGGGCACCTTCCTGGCCGCCCAGTTCCGGCAGCGTCGGCGGCTCGCCGCGGGGGCGACCACCGGCGTCGCCGTGCTCTTCCTGGGCTTCGGCATCAAGCTCGCCACCGCCTCGGTCTGA